The Mauremys reevesii isolate NIE-2019 linkage group 1, ASM1616193v1, whole genome shotgun sequence genome segment GAGAGCTTCCCTGTCACTGGAGAATCGcgtggcaattgcactgtggaagctggctactccagactgctaccgatcggtcactaaccagttcggagtgggaaagtctacCCATTGGACTTGTGTTGATGAAAGTgttcagggccattaattgcatcttGCTccaaaagaccgtgactctgggcaatgtgcatgacattgtggatggctttgcacaaatgggcttccctaactgcagaggggcagtagatggcatgcatattccaattctggcaccagaccacctagccatcgagtacattaatcagaaggggtatttctcaatggttctccaagTACTTGTGGATTACCGTGagtgtttcacagacattaacacaggGTGGtgtggaaaggtgcatgatgcacgcatctctCGGAACCCTGGCCTGTTcgggaagctgcaagcagggactttattcccggaccagaagatcaccgtaggagaagtcgaaatgcccattgtgatcctgggaaaccctgcctaccccttaatgccgtggcttatgaagccatacatggggcaccttgacagcagcaaggcaCGGTTCAACAACAGACTGAGCAAGTggagaatgactgttgagtgtgcgtttggctgtttaaaggcccgCTGGTGCTGCCTGTATGGaaggctggacctggccaatgacaatattcctatgcttatagccgtgtgctgtatgctccataatagttgtgaagggaagggtgaaagcttcactcagggctgcaCCACAGAGGCTCAGGACTTgaaggctgagtttgaacagccagagaccagggctattagaggggcacagcgcagggccataaggatcagggatgccttgaggcagaaTTTAAAGCTGAAAGACACTAATAGCGTATGTTTGTAATGCTAGGAGGCGATTGTGATTAGTGCAGACGATGCGCTATGAATGTTTAAGAAAAttacctgttgctttgcagggatgtttgctttcaattaatggaataaagattgctttcaaaccaaaacaattcttttattaaaaaccaACAATCAGAGGAGAgagccaaacaaaaaaacacatcagcactgaggggaagggggaagggagggtctcaggaagaggtggggtcctgggacagttaaagatttgtgtatgtccaggtatcatatccaaccgtctcctttggagtacagtgcagcaggtactgtacttcagcagggctaaactgtaGAGGGacaggtgttgagtgcagtgggtactgggagtccgcagggctggactgtgacgggggaggagtggaatgcagcagagccaggaggttgatatgTGTGTTGGTGGTGTCTGGAAGGCGCATGGAAAAGAGGTTTGCAACACCgactgggaggggagggcaggcgtggagctgctcggtttgcagtGCTAGAATCTCCTGGACCATGTCCTCTTGGAGCTCCATAACATTTAAGAGCCACTCCATGGCTGCATTCTGGCGCACTGCATTCTCCTtttggcagggccgcccggggtggggcaagaggggcaatttgccccaggccctgggcccagtaggggcccccacgagagttttttggggcccctggagcagggtccttcactcgctctgggggcctcggaaaactctcgtggggcccgggcccctggagcttcttcgcTTCCGGACTTcgctggccgggggtccttccgctccgggacagaaggaccccccgccgccgaattaccgccgaagcgggacccgccgctgggtcttcggcggtaattcggcagcaggggggggtccttccattccgggacccgccgccgaagtgccccgaagacccgcggtgggggctgcacttcagcggcgggtcccgctttggtggtaattcggcggcggggggtccccaccgtgggtctttggggcactttggcggtggggcctggaatggaaggacccccccccgccaccgacttaccactgaagcgggggcccccccgccgccgaagaccccggtcccccggaatcctctgggcggccctgccttttggtccctcttctcgctgtcctaccactccttcaattcttgtttttcggCCGCGGAATGCATCATGATATCACaaagaaagtcctctttagttcttcatggccactttctaattctgctCAGCCATTCAGCtggcgataacaaagagggaggctgggctcccacgGTCATATCTATGAAGCCAAAAATGCAACATTTTGCAggagcagtattgtttgcaacacagagaccATTGATTCGGTGATTTAATACATTGTTACTAACTGGCTggccccaggcaagcacacatgagccacaaacCCTCCAAAATGGTGAGCAACAGCAGGTGCAGgtgaaatcagtgttccaggactgtactgtacactgggcatgtggctctaGGGTAGAGCTAGCACTGTGGGGGGAGGCCTTATAATCATTTatttccccacattttccacaggctgtattcattatggaagatatctcactgctgagagtgagcagggaatcaagggagtaTCTGCTTCAAGACTGTGGCTTCCGCCCTGGACCTTATGCGGcgcgcctgtgtgcagcaatagttgccgcaccccctgccctcccaccccaagACGGCAGAGTGGTGTGGGAAGGTTagcttaatggggcaagaaacaaagcagctctgccaaagaacctgcagcagcgcattgcccagtatctccatgagagtttcatgGAGATCTCAGATTCCCGCGAACTGAGAGAGTCAATCaacgctcagactaggcatgtggtggtaggCACATCAttcagacacaagcctgctttctgcaaccctcctgcccccaacaactcacttcagcaattcccaaaatcaaagcaaCTTACCAGGAGCCTCCTCTGCTATTTGCGATTCGCCAAGCtccgacagctgtgactggctagcctcccccaggatagagaagagctcctggctgcatgcatctctgacctccgagtcttcctctgcctctgggtcccgcTCCCACTCCACATCcgcatccaagatttcctcctcctggcttggtccactctcAACTGACACATGAGCCACGGAAGTAGCTACAATGGCCTTCACATTTGAGGTGGGGTTGCCATTGAGTAGCGCAtctagctctttgtagaaccggcagctcgtgAACGCAGCACAGGAGCGGCGGTTTCCTCCtgtgccttgtggtaggcgttccgcagctccttcactttgaccctgcattgcagtgtgtcccggtcatgacCCCTTTCTGTCATACATCATGAAATCTGACCATAGCactcataattcctacggctagAGTGCAGCTGGAACTgggcagcctcctctccccaaatgctgatgaggtccagcacctcggaattgctccaagtgggagattgcctggtgcatggagcaggcatggtcacctagaaagatgcgctgagaccaccgCACACATtaccaagaaaacaggaaggggactgtagcggggtggttaccctgGTCCAGCCCCaaaggggttaaaacagccctgggaaagggctgcttctgggagccaatagggtaggctgattgggggaagcagccacagctggggccatgccccagtcaggccacagctggccctcaaaaaagggctgtgagccagaggctgaaaaaagactctctctctctcgctggagAGAGCAGGACTGGGCTGCCTGGGAGAAAAGggcacctggagtggagcagggctgggggaaggccagaggagctggggagctccagcctggcaactccccaggctgaggccttgctgAAGGCCCAaagcaggtactggggttgcagaggtgcagcccagcgtaggcaaaggcagcacatccaaccccccccaccaccactgatgatgagtggtttatagactgcagtctgccccagtgagtggggggctaaatggagactggcagtagcccctgAGACAAGgtgggatagagggttgggggttcccctgggagaggagacccagagacTGCGGGGGTACTGCAGAGGGCAGAACCCCGAGGGAAGGGGCACTGAGGTCCGGGAGAGACACAGGGGCCAGCAGCAAGCGGGACATCGGCCAGCAGATGGCACTCCagagctggagagctaattcccaggacgaccagcaggaggcgccgaaCTGGTGAGTCTTCACATTGCTAcagggactttcaaaattcccaaggaatttaaagggcggggctcacagttggtcacctgagggcagggtaGTAGAGTCCAAGAGACCAATGGccagagaggcaagaacaggcattgtgggacacctcccggaggccagtcACAGTGGGTATCTTCACTGGCACCGCAGCACTGTAGCcccggtgcagaaagctgtacgcctctcgtcgGGGTGGATTGTTACAATGCTGTAACTGCAGTTTCTGCTCATTCAGTGgctggcagtgtgtacacctcaggcgttacaccacagaaagctgctttactgcgcagaaacttgccagtgtagacaaggtctaaggcaggggtaggcaacctatggcacaggtgccgaaggcggcacgcgagctggttttcagtggcactcgcattgcccaggtcctggccaaaATGTAGAGTTCAGggggggggctctacattttaatttaattttaaatgaagcttcttaaacatttaaaaaaccttatttacaacaatcatttagttatatattatagacttatagaaagagactttctaaaaatgttaaaatgtattactggcacgcgaaaccttaaattagagtgaataaatgaagactaggcacagcacttctgaaaggttgccgacctctggtctaaggcatgttttctaatcctctaatcattcttgtggatcttctctgaaccctctccaatttatcaatgtcCTTCTTGAATGATGGGCACCAAAACTGCAGATAGTATTTCAGCAGCAGTTggaccagtgccaaatatagagataaaataacctccctCCTCTTAATCAAGAGTCCCCTGTTCATGCATCCCAGGGTcaaattagctcttttggccacagtgtaacactgggagctcatgtacagctgattatccaccatgaccctcaagtctttttcagagtcacaagtcagacctatgaggaaagattggaaaaattgggtttttgtgtagtctggagaagagaagactgagcgggggacatgataacagttctcaagtacataaaaggttgttacaaggaggagggagaaaaattgttcttaacctgaggataggacaagaagcaatgggcttaaattgcagcaagggcagtttaggttggacattaggaaaaaaattcctaactgtcagggtggttaagcactggaataagttgcctagggagcaaggccggctccagacaccagtgtaggaagcaggtgcttggggcagccaattcaAAGGGGAGGCACTCCGTCCAGTATCGGGGCGGCACGTTcaagtcttcggcagcaattcgacgATGGGTccttcattccctctcttcctctttgagctgccgccgaattgctgctgaagaggaaGCGAGGGAGGACCTACTGCCGAAGAAGCGGTGCAATttagctgccgccgaagtgctgccgctcttcatcttttttttttttcttttttttttgccgtttggggcagcagaaaagctggagccggccctgctagggaggttgtggaatctccatcaatggggatttttaagagcaggttagacaaacacctgtcagggatggtctagataatacttagtcctgccatgaggcaggggctggactagatgacctctcgaggtcccgtCCAGTTCTATGATTTTGTGATTTCCCCCATCCTGTAATCATTGCCTACCTTCTTTATTGCTAGAGGGATACATTCACACTTAGCCATATTAGAACACATCTCGTTTCCTTGCcgccagtttaccaagcaatccagatggctctgaatcagtgacttgtcctcttcattatttatcactctcccaatttttgtgtcacctgcaaactttattagtgatgatttttttgttttcttggtcTTAATAACATCCTgtaacaatgagttccacagtctaattctGCATATTCATTTTCCTTTTAGATGAGGGATGAGTAAGGACCTCTGATAAAACAGTCTAAGCCAACTCAGCAGAGATCAGGTCCTGCCAGAGGGAACAgggcaagcacagagtctgactAGGAGTTCTGGGCTATGGACttttcttatagtttaagtaGTCAGTTCTCCCTGACTCTACAGCTAACCCATCATTGCGTGGCTGATTTCTTGTAGGTGGCAGAGCAGAAGTGGCTCTTGAGGAAGGATTTGGAGGTGAGGGTAGTTGGCCTATGGATTAATCTTTATTTACAAGCTGCCCTCAATCTAACTAACTGAATTTTTTCCTCAGAAAAATTATTCTATGAAAATAATACACAACTGCTACTTCATACAATAGCAGGAGAGGGCAAAAAATAAAACTGGTTTTGCAGTTCACCTCTAAGTGGGCAGTTGGGACTAGAGTCACATAAGGACTTAGGCCACTGCCTATTTAGATGCCACTGACATTCACAAAATGCCTGCTCAGCTGCCAGGTAACGCTGAAGGCACCTAAATCTCCATAATCATCCAACTTTCCACCAGTGGGCAAATCTGCCTAATTCCTGACACTGCCCCAGAGCTAACAAGCTGCTCCATGCCCTGTGCTCATGTCTAAGCCCTGCAGGACTCTCATGCCCCTTCCTATCACACTAGCAGGGCCTGCTGCAGCAGATGTGCTCAGAGCACACCTAACTCACacattccccagccagggggcagcagctTGGGAATTTCTGTGGCTGGCTGGCAGGCACATGCCATAAGCTACCCAAGAGCCTGGGATCTccactctgcctgatttggagcagggacttgaccccaagtcttccacatccctgaagcaggggcggctctagcaatttagctgccccaagcacggcggcatgccgcagggggcgctctggcggtcgccggtcccgcggctccagtggacctcctgcagacgtgcctgcggagggtccgctggtcccgcggctccggtggagcatctgcaggcatgcctgcgagaggtccactggagccgcctgccgccctcccggcgacaggcagagcgccccccgcggcatgccgccccaagcacgcgcttggcgcgctggggtctggagccggccctgccctggagagtGCCCTACTCACCAAGCTATTGGGCAGTCTAGGGTGCAGCTTTCacagtctctcctattgaagctgttccctTTGTATAACTGCTGGGAACAGCTTCATCAGGCACTAGTGAGAGCTAGCATCCCAGAATGCCCCATAGCCGAGTGGTTCGgtcactcccctcccctgcaggagacctgggttcaaatacctgccccagctcaggcagagcagcaggcccCTCACAGCCCAGGTGAGAACCCTAACCACTGGGGGAGGCTCGCTAATTGGTTATGGAAAACAGCTGACCTGGCTAAGGTACCTAACTCCGGGGGAGAGTTCAGCAGTAATAAAGGATCTTTCTACTGCAAAGCTGTGGCTGCAGAAAACCCCCGTGAAAGACAGCCTGAAGCTTTGAACATGTTAGAGTCTCCTGTTGGTGGCCCCCTTACTTTTCTGCTGAGTTCAAGATTCAAAACAGTTCTGTGTCCAACTGTCTCGAGCTGACAGTTTTAGAAACTAAGGCAAGTCAGATCTCTGTGTCCCAGACCCTGATCAGGTCAGTAAGCTGCCCAGCACTTCTTCTTTCCACTTTACAGCTGAGCAGCATGACAGCAATAGCTACAGCTATTCTGCCTGGCAAACCCCCCAACACATTGTATAATGTAATTTGAAGTCAACATTTGTTATAATGTTTTCCAGATGGCTTACATAAAAGCATGAAAtgaatatttattatttacttCCATGCAGAATTTCCTACGATCCCACAAGGTATCCCAAATACATTCCTGAAGCGTACTGTCTGTGCAAGGGCTGTCTCACTGGGATTTACGGCGAGGAGAATTTCCACTTCCGCAGCACCCCAGTGTATATGCCAACCGTCATCTTGCGCCGCACTTCAGCTTGTGCTGGAGGTCGCTACGTGTACACAGAGGATTATGTCACTATCCCTGTGGGGTGCACTTGTGTACCGGAGCAGGAAAAAGAGGCAGACAGTGTCAATTCCAGCATAGATAAGCAAGAAATGAAGTTGTTGGTAAACCAGAACGACAAGCCAGCATCTGAATGAGAAGCATTCAAGGAACCCTGTGTACAACATTGGCTTCAAGTTAATATTTCACTTATTCAGGAGATTATATAGCAATTGGGGGGAAATAATTTTGTCTTTCTAACTACGACTGTTGCagttataaggggggggggggctgtggtcAGTAGATCGTTACTCAGCCATGGCAGACAAGACACATCAAGTAAGAAGGATCTTTTCAAAGTTCAGCTTCTTTAAGTTTGTATTGTTTAGAGTTAAACACAATTTTATTCTATCCTTGCTTATTTTGGATGAATTTTTAGAAGGGGCTATAACCATGTAACATGCCAGCTACTTTCATAACCAACTACTGGTTGCAATTACTTTACAATAATTTTATATTCTGCCTTTTGGTAATTCTATGTAAAAGTCATTTAACTACGGCACATATCCCATGTTAGCAGTAGAAAGGAAGCCAGTAATTCTGATTGCTGGAGTCCTCCTGTTACATTGCAGACTGTAAAACTCCAAGTGATGTTCTGGGCTGCTACAACCATAGCTATTTAGAGCCTACAAAATGGGAAACCTTTGCCATCCAGTATTTTTCAACTGTGTTGAATTGCTAAAATCatttatataataaataaataaaaggagacACTCATacgaacataaaaatggccatactgggtcagaccaaaggtccatctagcccagtatcctgtcttctggcagtggccaatgcctggtgccccagagggaatgaacagagcaggtaatcatcaagtgattcaccCCGTCGctcgttcccagcttctggcaaacagaggctaggggcgcCATTGCTGGagctatcctctatgaacttatctagttcttttttgaaccgtgtTTTAATAAACTGAGTTAATAAACTCTCTTTATTATTGCTAAATTCTCCACACTGCTACGAGTACAAAACCTGGTGATAAAACGTTGACTAGAATGTTACAAAACTGTAGTATTAATTTTTCTGATATGGTTTAAATCTTTCTAGTAATAAAAAGACACAAATATAATAAAGAGACGGACTCTGGAACACAAGTATTCTACATTATACCCTATTCCTTGTCAACCTCTGAATTGTTAGTTATGACAGCTGTATCTTGTAACATTGCAAGCCTTCTCATGTTGACAATAAATCCCACTGAGGGAAAGTCAAAAGTAAAGAGAACTAATGAAATTCAGGTATTTGTACAATGTGTGATATTGTCTTTCCTGTGCATTGTCAATGATTGGCTAACAACCCATGAAAGATTTATGATTATGTAGTTAGGGgctctggaacaatttgtatagtggggttgCTGAGATCCATtaaaccaaattgtaaaccctttAGATGATGGacaccacttcaagccaggggggtgtggcagcaccccccagcatccctagttctGGCACCTGTGTATGTAGTAGCATTTGGTCTTAAACCCCCAGCAGGCTACAGTCACTGGAGGGCAGTAAGATCTCATAGTTTTGCAGAGGTCTGATGTTCTAGTTGGTGGACCTAACAGTGGTATCCATATGTTGCTAACACATCCTAGCTGTTTGAAAGACTGTATGTCTCCCCCTCAAGGGGCCGTGACTCAGGCTGACTCAGCCAAGTGACCTCTGTAGcacagacacacactgtgtgACCACAGCCCACCCAAGGAAGCTGCACTCACCAGTGACAATGGCGCTCTCAGCAGGGCGAGtaagacagatttttttcagcAGGAGGCTCCTGACTGTGCAACTCCATTACAGAAGAGCTGAGGATGAATGTACTTGGATAGTAATATGTTTGCTGAATCAACAACCTCAGAATTATACTTGGTCCATGCAGGTGTTCTTTATATTAGACAGAGTCTCCAATGCCTCCAAGAAAGCAAGACACTATCCAGACCAACATTCCTATTCTTGTATCCCCACAGTACATGGGGTAGTAGGGGGGCATAGGAAAGACCATGAGCAAAGCAGAATTTAACAAGCTGAATAAGCAGAGAATTAAAAATCAGTCACACTCCATTACATGTCGCTTTTTGTCCTTTAGTGTATAATGTTTAAGGTTAAGATTGTGTCACGGatattttagtaaaaatcatggtcAGGTCACggacaacaaacaaaaattcacggaagcccacAACCTGTTcgggacttttactaaaaataccctgggGAGAGGGAGACTAACAGTTGGAGCCCCATCGGGGCCTGAcgaccagcccctgctccagccctggccatTGCTCCTGGGGCTCCTCTGACCCCAGGCCactgctcctccagccctggtggCCACTGCTTTGACCCTGGGGGCTGACCCGGCCCTAGGCTGCTGCTCGGGCGGCAGCAGATGCAAATCCAGCAGCCCCAGGCCACTGCTCCTGTGGTGGGGGCTGACTGCTGGCAATGCTCTGGTCCTGCCACTACtcggggggaggagtggggggactCACAGCtgctccagttctgccactgtgGCGGGCTGAAGCCGAAGAAGCCAcagaagtccactgaagtcacggaatctgtgacttccatgactgaattagaacataagaatgaccatactgagtcagaccaaaagtccatctagcccagtatcctgtcttctgacagtggccaatgccaggtgcttcagaggaaatgaacagaacaggtaatcatcaagtgatccatcccctgttgcccattcccagcttcgggcaaacggaggctagggatcCTTAATAATGGTCACCATACCTTTTATACCTTGGTACAGTAAACCAACACTTTTGTATTGCAGTTAGTCCTCTAGAACATTATACATCCTCTAGAATATTAAAAACTCAATAATGCTGTAATACATTAGGTAGGAACAAACCCCCTTCATGATATAAGAGTAAAATATTTAACAGACTCTAATAAAGTAATATCCAATACACTTGTTTAACAGGTACAGACTATCCTATCCCCTTGGTCAGAGGCATCTTCAGGATTTTTGTTTAGATTATGCTGTAATTTAAGAATTTTACATACATGTATTTCTTCACTAACCATTGCCCTAAATTTTGCAGGATATAGAGCTTCCAGTTGTTATTCTTGTGCTAAATGTCTTTATGACATTGTTTCTTTTTTCAGTGAGGCTGAAGCTGAGCCTTTTGATTCAACCCTGTGTGAAGTCATTTTCCACTGTTACAAAATTGTAAAAAAAGGTAGCATTTGATAACCACCCAAAAAAAGGATATTTGTCAACTAAAGTGTAGGAGCTCATCAGCACCATATCCAAATCACAGGGTTCTGAGACAATCTCTACCACAAGCATTCTTTTGTACAACCCTTATTTGGGC includes the following:
- the IL17D gene encoding interleukin-17D is translated as MLQGQGWVLLAALLLAGLGHSTSEAFKVNRRPVRTRTCADRPEELLEQLYGRLTAGMLSAFHHTLQLEPLEKDHNVSCPAGGRAASEKKYRLPINLHSVSPWSYRISYDPTRYPKYIPEAYCLCKGCLTGIYGEENFHFRSTPVYMPTVILRRTSACAGGRYVYTEDYVTIPVGCTCVPEQEKEADSVNSSIDKQEMKLLVNQNDKPASE